The Chiloscyllium punctatum isolate Juve2018m chromosome 12, sChiPun1.3, whole genome shotgun sequence genome includes a region encoding these proteins:
- the LOC140483563 gene encoding uncharacterized protein, which translates to MSQSDRESPADRMEPELQGWTLAEDSESDDEPEYKKQLYSLFSPSLAESFLQPLPTKSMTSRSIQLLQESVRGHVTADNLWHTIREGSRRQWSLACSQHLQDLAKQAAAEAGQRAWSGLGRLRTVVEMQQGQANAMLSANPLDDLNDRTGREGPRRFLPSGFVPNLTEAHTMATKELNREQKCEKRLQQQPTPAPHGLRWDGKPCRFLTDEDVSAVEHSTWWRHLNGERELEPPSAMTTQFSLKDAFPRNSEKFWPSIYVCLIKEH; encoded by the exons ATGTCGCAGAGCGATAGAGAGAGTCCGGCAGATAGAATGGAACCTGAACTCCAGGGTTGGACCTTGGCGGAGGACTCTGAGAGTGACGATGAGCCTGAGTACAAGAAACAGCTGTACAG CCTCTTCAGTCCCAGCCTGGCTGAGTCCTTCCTTCAGCCATTACCCACAAAGTCAATGACGAGCCGCAGTATTCAGCTGCTCCAGGAGAGTGTGAGAG GTCACGTGACTGCTGACAATCTGTGGCACACCATCAGAGAAGGTTCCAGAAGGCAGTGGTCCCTGGCCTGCTCACAGCACCTGCAG GATTTGGCCAAACAGGCAGCAGCTGAGGCTGGGCAGCGGGCATGGTCGGGGCTGGGCAGACTGCGCACCGTGGTGGAGATGCAGCAAGGCCAAGCCAATGCCATGCTCAGTGCCAACCCACTGGACGACCTGAATGACAGGACAGGCCGAGAGGGGCCCAGGAGGTTCCTACCATCAGGTTTCGTGCCAAATCTGACTGAGGCCCACACCATGGCAACCAAG GAACTCAACAGAGaacagaaatgtgaaaagagactACAGCAGCAACCGACCCCAGCTCCACACGGACTGAGATGGGACGGGAAACCCTGTCG CTTCCTGACGGATGAGGATGTTTCCGCCGTTGAACATTCCACGTGGTGGAGACACTTaaacggagagagagagctggaaccccCATCAGCGATGACAACCCAATTCTCCTTAAAAGACGCATTTCCAAGAAACTCCGAAAAATTCTGGCCTTCAATTTATGTCTGTCTCATTAAAGAGCATTAG